Proteins encoded in a region of the Photobacterium angustum genome:
- the uvrA gene encoding excinuclease ABC subunit UvrA: MDNIEVRGARTHNLKNINLTIPRDKLIVITGLSGSGKSSLAFDTLYAEGQRRYVESLSAYARQFLSLMEKPDVDHIEGLSPAISIEQKSTSHNPRSTVGTITEIYDYLRLLYARVGEPRCPTHDITLAAQTVSQMVDQVLAMPEGSKLMLLAPIIKERKGEHVKTLANLAAQGYIRARIDGEVCDLSDPPTLELHKKHTIEVVVDRFKVRDDLQIRLAESFETALELSGGNVVIAPMSGEEGEEQVFSANFACPHCGYSMQELEPRLFSFNNPAGACGTCDGLGVQQYFDPERVIQNGELSLSGGAIRGWDKRNFYYFQMLKSLSEHYKFDVEAPFDSLSKKIKEVILNGSGNTEIEFKYINDRGDITVRRHPFEGILNNMERRYRETESNSVREELAKFVSTKPCSSCHGSRLRQEARHVFIGETNLPQICEMSISGAHQFFDELALTGQRAQIAEKILKEINERLSFLINVGLNYLSLSRSADTLSGGEAQRIRLASQIGAGLVGVMYVLDEPSIGLHQRDNERLLKTLIHLRDLGNTVIVVEHDEDAIRAADYVIDIGPGAGVHGGNIIAQGGVKDILKSKESLTGQYLSGKKAIEIPAERTPFDPEKTVKLLGATGNNLKDVNVEIPVGLFTCITGVSGSGKSTLINDTFFEIAHHKLNGATTGTPAPYREIQDLEHFDKVIDINQSPIGRTPRSNPATYTGIFTPIRELFSGTQEARSRGYKPGRFSFNVRGGRCEACQGDGVIKVEMHFLPDVYVPCDACKGKRYNRETLEIRYKGKTIDEVLELTVEDAREFFDPVPAIARKLQTLMDVGLSYIRLGQAATTLSGGEAQRVKLAKELSKRDTGKTLYILDEPTTGLHFHDIQQLLTVLHKLRDKGNTIVVIEHNLDVIKTADWIIDLGPEGGSGGGEIIATGTPEDVAKVKGSHTARFLKPLLG; this comes from the coding sequence ATGGATAACATCGAAGTCAGGGGTGCTCGCACCCATAACCTTAAAAATATTAATCTAACGATCCCCCGCGATAAGCTCATCGTTATCACAGGGTTATCAGGTTCGGGGAAATCCTCTCTGGCTTTTGATACCTTATATGCGGAAGGCCAACGTCGTTATGTTGAATCTCTTTCTGCCTACGCGCGTCAGTTTTTATCCTTAATGGAAAAGCCTGATGTCGATCATATTGAAGGGCTTTCACCTGCTATCTCTATCGAGCAGAAATCGACCTCGCACAACCCACGCTCAACCGTTGGTACGATTACCGAAATTTACGACTATCTACGTTTATTGTACGCGCGTGTCGGTGAGCCTCGCTGTCCAACTCATGACATTACTCTTGCGGCGCAAACTGTGAGCCAGATGGTCGATCAAGTCTTAGCCATGCCAGAAGGCAGTAAGCTAATGCTACTGGCACCTATCATTAAAGAGCGTAAAGGTGAGCACGTTAAAACGCTGGCGAACTTAGCCGCTCAAGGTTATATCCGTGCCCGCATTGATGGTGAAGTTTGCGATCTTTCCGATCCACCAACATTGGAGCTTCACAAAAAGCACACTATTGAAGTGGTCGTTGATCGCTTCAAAGTTCGTGACGATCTACAGATCCGCTTAGCCGAATCGTTTGAAACCGCTTTAGAGCTATCAGGCGGTAATGTAGTGATAGCACCGATGTCTGGTGAAGAAGGTGAAGAGCAGGTATTTTCTGCCAATTTTGCCTGTCCACACTGTGGTTATAGTATGCAAGAGCTTGAACCACGCCTGTTCTCGTTTAACAACCCAGCCGGTGCGTGTGGTACTTGTGATGGGCTTGGTGTTCAGCAGTACTTCGATCCCGAACGGGTGATTCAAAATGGCGAATTAAGTTTATCTGGCGGCGCTATACGCGGTTGGGATAAACGTAATTTTTATTATTTCCAAATGCTTAAATCACTTTCTGAGCATTATAAATTTGATGTTGAAGCGCCCTTTGATTCGCTATCGAAGAAAATCAAAGAAGTCATTTTAAACGGTTCTGGCAATACAGAGATCGAGTTTAAATACATCAACGATCGTGGTGACATTACCGTAAGACGCCATCCATTTGAGGGGATCCTCAATAATATGGAACGTCGTTACCGTGAAACCGAATCAAACTCGGTACGTGAAGAGCTAGCTAAATTTGTTTCGACTAAGCCATGTTCAAGCTGTCATGGTTCACGATTACGTCAAGAGGCACGTCATGTGTTTATTGGTGAGACTAACTTGCCACAAATCTGTGAAATGAGCATTAGTGGCGCGCACCAATTCTTTGATGAGTTAGCTTTAACGGGGCAACGGGCACAAATTGCAGAAAAGATCTTAAAAGAGATCAACGAGCGTTTAAGTTTCTTAATCAATGTTGGCTTAAACTACCTGAGCCTATCTCGAAGTGCAGATACTTTATCTGGCGGTGAAGCACAACGTATTCGTCTTGCCAGCCAAATTGGTGCGGGGCTTGTGGGCGTGATGTACGTTTTAGATGAGCCTTCCATTGGTCTCCACCAGCGTGATAACGAACGACTACTCAAAACCTTAATTCACCTTCGTGATTTAGGAAATACCGTGATTGTGGTGGAACACGACGAAGATGCCATTCGTGCAGCCGATTATGTGATTGATATTGGTCCTGGCGCAGGTGTTCACGGTGGTAATATTATTGCGCAAGGTGGCGTTAAAGATATCTTAAAATCAAAAGAATCGTTAACAGGACAATACCTCAGTGGGAAAAAAGCAATTGAAATCCCCGCTGAGCGAACACCGTTTGATCCCGAAAAAACGGTTAAACTACTGGGCGCTACGGGTAACAACCTAAAAGATGTCAATGTTGAGATTCCAGTTGGTTTATTTACTTGTATTACCGGTGTTTCTGGCTCAGGTAAATCAACGCTTATTAACGATACCTTCTTTGAAATTGCTCATCACAAATTAAATGGTGCAACGACAGGCACACCAGCGCCGTATCGTGAGATCCAAGATCTAGAACATTTCGATAAGGTTATCGACATTAACCAAAGCCCGATTGGTCGTACTCCGCGTTCAAATCCTGCCACTTATACAGGTATTTTCACCCCGATTCGTGAGCTTTTTTCAGGCACTCAAGAAGCCCGTTCCCGTGGTTATAAACCAGGACGTTTTAGCTTTAACGTTCGTGGTGGTCGCTGTGAAGCATGCCAAGGTGATGGTGTTATTAAAGTTGAAATGCACTTCTTACCAGATGTCTATGTACCTTGTGATGCCTGTAAAGGTAAGCGTTATAACCGTGAAACCTTAGAGATCCGCTATAAGGGTAAAACCATTGATGAAGTGTTAGAGCTCACGGTTGAAGATGCACGAGAATTCTTTGATCCGGTTCCCGCTATTGCAAGAAAGTTACAAACCTTAATGGATGTTGGTTTATCGTATATTCGTTTAGGTCAAGCGGCGACAACCTTATCAGGCGGTGAAGCACAACGTGTTAAACTAGCAAAAGAGTTATCGAAACGCGATACCGGAAAGACACTTTATATTCTGGATGAACCAACAACCGGATTACACTTCCACGATATTCAGCAGCTATTAACAGTACTGCATAAATTGCGTGATAAAGGTAATACCATTGTGGTGATCGAACATAACTTAGATGTAATAAAAACCGCAGATTGGATCATCGATCTTGGTCCTGAAGGCGGTAGCGGTGGTGGTGAAATCATTGCAACAGGAACACCTGAAGATGTAGCGAAAGTGAAAGGCTCACATACAGCAAGGTTCCTTAAACCGCTGCTAGGTTAG
- a CDS encoding PglL family O-oligosaccharyltransferase — translation MTVLQLEGTRLEQKRISKPLVRYFLATIGVIFIVAMHYFQHNPGGSGLELSFNAAVWIPFSFAISFGLLEICRQQIWRYSRLTLLLFACCVLLTLPIFYSNADAGAAFNRLFTLWAGFLFFVSLQQFVFTHQQRQRLLWFILIGVLIEAIFAWYQYLWIPAKNPIGYDTIANRPYGIFQQPNVMASFLATGLVIGTYLLARIPLYRGKWSWQHVILLMTPVLTIPVLVVLNSRTGWLGAVIGVVLMLPYLRRFAAKQAQRLWLLMVALGLCLAWNISSTENWSPKSNATQVTSGARGVIYPQAYDMLINKPLTGYGYGKFEAAYITQTALWHNEDPAQHAGVPSLDHPHNELLFWADEGGIVPLIGLLLAAFAVMVKIRKAPNGTQLALIGLFFPIVLHTQLEYPFYHSLVHWLIFIILIFWVDNLTTKYHRQSLSYVLGLKVFALIVPIFISSFMITTLYSGWQLTKFETTRPVNIEYLLKVNNPWSWKNRFDWDLQLTQLQLGISSNKPALIEDYIQWATEKAKTWPRPALYQNLILAYDALGNKEQASQIRDEALFLFPSLNFEQQNSEAKATSAAK, via the coding sequence ATGACAGTGTTACAACTCGAAGGCACCAGATTAGAACAGAAACGGATTTCTAAACCATTGGTACGCTATTTCCTTGCAACAATCGGTGTTATTTTTATTGTTGCTATGCACTACTTCCAACATAACCCCGGCGGTTCAGGGCTTGAGCTCTCGTTTAACGCTGCAGTTTGGATCCCTTTTAGTTTTGCTATCTCCTTCGGCTTACTGGAAATTTGTCGCCAACAAATCTGGCGTTATTCACGCCTAACACTATTATTGTTTGCTTGTTGTGTTCTGCTGACTCTCCCCATTTTTTATTCCAATGCTGATGCAGGAGCGGCGTTTAATCGCTTGTTTACCTTGTGGGCTGGATTTCTATTTTTTGTCAGCTTGCAGCAATTCGTTTTTACCCACCAGCAACGCCAACGTTTGTTATGGTTTATTTTAATTGGGGTACTCATTGAAGCCATATTTGCATGGTACCAATACCTTTGGATCCCAGCAAAGAACCCTATCGGCTATGACACTATCGCTAACCGCCCTTATGGTATTTTTCAACAACCAAATGTGATGGCGAGTTTTCTTGCAACAGGGCTCGTGATTGGTACGTATCTATTAGCACGTATCCCATTATATCGCGGTAAATGGTCATGGCAGCATGTCATATTACTCATGACCCCTGTACTCACCATTCCGGTGTTAGTGGTGTTGAACTCTCGTACAGGTTGGTTAGGTGCAGTTATTGGCGTAGTACTAATGCTGCCGTATTTGCGTCGCTTTGCCGCAAAACAAGCACAACGTTTGTGGTTGTTAATGGTTGCATTAGGGCTTTGTTTGGCATGGAATATTTCATCTACTGAAAATTGGTCTCCAAAATCAAACGCAACACAAGTTACAAGTGGTGCTAGAGGAGTAATATATCCACAAGCCTATGATATGTTAATCAATAAACCACTTACAGGTTATGGCTACGGTAAATTTGAAGCCGCTTACATCACGCAAACTGCGTTATGGCACAATGAAGATCCAGCACAACATGCAGGTGTTCCTAGCTTAGATCACCCACATAACGAGTTACTTTTCTGGGCAGACGAAGGCGGTATAGTCCCACTTATCGGCTTATTGCTTGCTGCATTTGCGGTAATGGTAAAAATAAGAAAAGCGCCTAATGGTACCCAGTTAGCCTTAATAGGATTGTTTTTCCCTATCGTTCTGCATACCCAACTTGAGTATCCTTTCTACCATTCATTAGTCCATTGGCTGATCTTTATCATACTGATATTTTGGGTGGATAACCTCACCACCAAATATCACCGCCAATCATTAAGCTACGTACTAGGGCTGAAAGTTTTTGCACTTATTGTACCAATATTTATCTCTAGCTTTATGATAACGACCCTGTATTCAGGTTGGCAGTTAACTAAATTTGAAACCACTCGCCCAGTAAATATTGAATACTTACTTAAGGTGAATAATCCATGGTCGTGGAAAAACCGTTTTGATTGGGACTTACAATTAACCCAGTTACAGCTCGGAATTAGCAGTAATAAGCCAGCACTAATTGAAGACTATATTCAATGGGCAACCGAGAAAGCGAAAACATGGCCGCGACCTGCACTGTATCAAAACCTGATCCTCGCTTACGATGCCCTCGGCAATAAAGAGCAAGCATCACAAATCAGAGATGAAGCGCTGTTCTTGTTTCCATCTTTAAATTTTGAGCAGCAAAACAGCGAAGCAAAGGCAACGTCTGCTGCTAAATAA
- a CDS encoding pyridoxal-phosphate-dependent aminotransferase family protein: MTITSFIPPHRTLMGPGPSDIYPQVLQALSRPTVGHLDPLFIGMMDELKQLLQYAFQTQNAFTIAVSAPGSAGMEACFVNLVEAGDKVLVCRNGVFGERMRENVERCGGVAIVVDNEWGTAVDPDLVEQALQNDPEIKIVAFVHAETSTGALSDAKTLAEIAHKHDCLTIVDAVTSLGGVPLLVDEWQLDAVYSGSQKCLSCTPGLSPLTFSQKAIDKIQQRKTKVQSWFLDQSLVLGYWSGEGKRSYHHTAPVNSLYALHEALVLLQNEGLENAWQRHRNTHEELKAGLEKLGIKFVVEETSRLPQLNAVYIPEGVDDAEVRNELLQRYNLEIGAGLGALAGKAWRIGLMGYGARSENVALCLKALETTLK; encoded by the coding sequence ATGACAATTACCAGCTTTATCCCGCCGCATCGAACCCTCATGGGGCCGGGACCATCAGATATTTATCCGCAAGTATTACAAGCGCTTAGTCGTCCTACGGTAGGGCACCTTGATCCGTTATTTATAGGCATGATGGATGAATTAAAACAATTGTTGCAATATGCCTTTCAAACCCAAAATGCCTTTACTATCGCTGTTTCAGCGCCAGGTAGTGCTGGAATGGAAGCCTGCTTTGTTAATCTCGTTGAAGCTGGGGATAAAGTGCTAGTTTGCCGTAATGGCGTTTTCGGGGAGCGGATGCGGGAAAATGTCGAGCGTTGCGGTGGTGTTGCTATCGTTGTGGATAACGAATGGGGGACGGCGGTTGATCCTGATTTAGTGGAACAAGCGTTACAAAACGATCCTGAAATTAAAATTGTCGCTTTTGTTCATGCCGAAACCTCAACCGGCGCATTGAGTGATGCGAAAACATTGGCGGAAATTGCCCATAAACATGATTGCTTAACGATTGTTGATGCGGTGACATCACTTGGTGGTGTTCCTTTGCTGGTGGACGAGTGGCAATTAGATGCGGTTTATTCTGGTAGCCAAAAGTGTTTGTCTTGTACGCCGGGGTTATCGCCATTAACGTTTTCTCAAAAGGCGATAGATAAGATCCAGCAACGTAAAACCAAAGTACAAAGCTGGTTTTTAGATCAAAGTTTGGTGCTCGGTTATTGGAGTGGTGAAGGTAAGCGTAGCTATCACCACACAGCACCTGTAAACAGTTTATATGCGTTGCATGAAGCCTTGGTATTATTGCAAAACGAAGGGTTAGAAAATGCATGGCAGCGCCATCGAAATACCCATGAAGAGCTTAAAGCTGGGCTTGAAAAGCTTGGTATTAAATTTGTAGTAGAAGAAACCTCACGTTTACCCCAACTCAATGCGGTTTATATCCCTGAAGGTGTTGATGATGCCGAGGTACGTAATGAGTTGCTGCAACGTTACAACTTGGAAATCGGAGCAGGTTTAGGTGCGCTGGCTGGTAAAGCGTGGCGTATCGGTTTGATGGGGTATGGTGCGAGAAGTGAAAATGTTGCTCTGTGTTTAAAAGCGCTAGAAACTACATTGAAATAA
- the lysC gene encoding lysine-sensitive aspartokinase 3: MDKATTHSDSLTVAKFGGTSVADYTAMSRSAAIVTANPETKIVLISACSGVTNILVELANGVSDSTIRQQRIQTLTQTHQDVLDQLQHPENIQDAIYGLLDNIATLAEHAASTTSAQLTDQIVSHGELLSTHLFSQILVELNAPAVRVDIRSIMRTDDQFGKAIPQPETIKQLATEQLLPLLDNNIVVSQGFIGSNSQGVTTTLGRGGSDYSAALIAEAVNASTLEIWTDVPGLYTTDPRITSAAKPIKEISFSEASEMANFGAKILHPSTLVPAVRQQIPVFVGSSKAPEQGGTWIRQSVEEAPLFRALALRANQTMVTLTSLNMFHAYGFLAEVFRILAEHKISVDLITTSEVSVSLTLDQTDTGGGAPTLPLQVVEELSQLCVVDVEQGLSLVALIGNQMSDTKGSAKDIFGALEDHNLRMICYGASPHNLCFLINEDEAKDVVRTLHASLLE, from the coding sequence ATGGACAAGGCTACAACACATTCAGATTCACTAACTGTCGCAAAATTTGGCGGTACCAGTGTTGCTGATTACACCGCAATGAGCCGAAGTGCTGCAATTGTTACTGCTAACCCAGAAACTAAAATTGTGTTAATCAGCGCCTGCTCTGGTGTCACTAATATTCTAGTAGAACTTGCCAATGGCGTGAGCGATTCAACGATCCGTCAACAGCGTATTCAGACATTGACCCAAACCCACCAAGATGTTCTTGATCAACTTCAGCACCCAGAGAATATTCAAGACGCTATTTACGGCCTACTTGATAACATCGCAACCTTAGCTGAACATGCGGCATCAACAACCTCAGCACAATTGACCGATCAAATTGTTAGCCATGGCGAGTTGCTTTCAACCCATCTTTTTAGTCAAATATTAGTCGAGCTAAACGCCCCAGCTGTACGTGTAGATATTCGTTCCATCATGCGTACTGATGATCAATTTGGTAAAGCGATCCCACAGCCAGAAACCATTAAGCAATTAGCAACTGAGCAATTATTACCACTATTAGACAATAATATCGTGGTATCACAGGGCTTTATTGGATCAAACAGCCAAGGTGTTACGACAACACTTGGTCGTGGGGGGAGTGACTATAGTGCCGCTTTAATTGCAGAAGCCGTAAATGCTAGCACATTAGAGATTTGGACTGACGTACCGGGTTTATACACTACCGACCCACGTATTACATCAGCCGCGAAACCGATCAAAGAGATCAGTTTTAGTGAAGCTTCTGAAATGGCAAACTTTGGTGCTAAAATTTTACACCCATCAACTCTAGTGCCTGCTGTTCGTCAACAGATCCCAGTATTTGTAGGTTCATCAAAAGCACCAGAGCAAGGCGGTACTTGGATCAGACAATCCGTTGAAGAAGCGCCACTATTTAGAGCACTCGCATTACGTGCCAACCAAACCATGGTGACACTTACTAGCTTAAATATGTTCCATGCATATGGCTTTCTAGCAGAAGTCTTTCGTATCTTGGCTGAACATAAAATCTCAGTTGATCTCATCACAACCTCAGAGGTAAGCGTTTCACTTACCTTAGATCAAACCGATACTGGTGGCGGTGCGCCAACTCTTCCGCTTCAAGTCGTTGAAGAATTAAGCCAATTATGTGTGGTTGACGTCGAGCAAGGGCTATCACTGGTTGCACTTATCGGTAACCAAATGAGTGATACGAAAGGCTCAGCAAAAGATATCTTTGGCGCGCTAGAAGATCATAACCTTCGTATGATTTGCTACGGTGCTAGCCCACATAATTTATGTTTCTTAATTAATGAAGATGAAGCTAAAGACGTGGTTCGCACACTACACGCATCTTTGTTGGAATAA
- the metH gene encoding methionine synthase has protein sequence MLNSKELLHKRLEEQILIIDGGMGTMIQGYKLEEDDYRDQRFADWHSDLKGNNDLLVLTQPQLIKDIHLAYLEAGADILETNTFNATTIAMADYDMESLSAEINYEAARLARLAADEWTAKTPEKPRFVAGVLGPTNRTCSISPDVNDPGYRNVTFDELVEAYSESTHALIRGGADIILLETIFDTLNAKACAFAVSGVFEELGFELPVMISGTITDASGRTLSGQTTEAFYNSLRHVKPISFGLNCALGPDELRQYVEELSRISECAVSAHPNAGLPNAFGEYDLEAEEMAEHIHEWAKSGFLNMVGGCCGTTPEHIRHMYEATKNLKPRQLPDIPIACRLSGLEPLTIDADTLFINVGERTNVTGSARFKRLIKEELYDEALEVARQQVEAGAQIIDINMDEGMLDAKAAMIRFLNLCATEPEISKVPIMVDSSKWEVLEAGLKCVQGKPVVNSISLKEGKENFITQAKLLRRYGAAIIVMAFDEVGQADTRERKIEICTNAYRVLVDEVGFPPEDIIFDPNIFAVATGIEEHNNYAVDFIEAVGDIKRTLPYAMVSGGVSNVSFSFRGNNAVREAIHAVFLYYCFKNGMDMGIVNAGQLAIYDDLPDELRDAVEDVVLNRRDDSTERLLDIAAKYRDSGNVEEDRSAAEWRGWPVEKRLEHALVKGITEFIVEDTEESRQKASKPLEVIEGPLMAGMNVVGDLFGEGKMFLPQVVKSARVMKQAVAYLEPYIDAEKQAGQTNGKILLATVKGDVHDIGKNIVGVVLQCNNYEIIDLGVMVSCDKILKVAKEENVDIIGLSGLITPSLDEMVHVAKEMERQGFDIPLLIGGATTSKAHTAVKIEQNYNQPVVYVSNASRAVGVCSALLSDEQKPAFVERLNQEYDVVREQHARKKPRTAPISLEEARANAVNIDWQNYTPPVPKKAGVHTFTDFPVAEIRKYIDWTPFFMTWSLSGKYPTILRHEVVGEEATKLFNDANKILDEIEKTGMIKANGVCGLFPANNVGDDIEVYTDDSRTEVLTVLHGLRQQTKKPKGPNYCLSDYIAPKESGKADWIGAFAVTGGIGEYDIAEQFKAKGDDYNAIMVQAVADRLAEAFAECMHEMVRKEIWGYAADEDLNNDDLIREKYQGIRPAPGYAACPEHTEKGAIWQLLDAEKNTGMVLTESYAMWPGAAVSGWYFSHPDSRYFAVAQIQQDQLESYADRKGWDLIEAEKWLGPNL, from the coding sequence GTGTTAAACAGCAAGGAATTACTGCATAAGCGGTTGGAAGAGCAAATCCTGATCATTGATGGTGGCATGGGCACCATGATCCAAGGTTATAAATTGGAAGAAGATGATTATCGAGATCAACGATTTGCTGATTGGCATTCTGATCTAAAAGGGAATAATGATCTTTTAGTATTAACCCAACCCCAGCTGATTAAAGATATTCACCTCGCGTATTTAGAAGCCGGGGCGGATATTCTAGAAACCAACACTTTTAATGCTACAACGATTGCTATGGCGGATTACGACATGGAATCGTTGAGCGCGGAAATTAACTATGAAGCAGCGCGTCTCGCTCGTCTTGCTGCCGATGAATGGACCGCTAAAACACCAGAAAAACCACGCTTTGTTGCCGGTGTTTTAGGACCGACAAACCGTACTTGCTCTATCTCTCCTGATGTTAACGATCCTGGCTATCGTAATGTTACCTTTGATGAACTAGTTGAAGCCTATTCTGAATCGACACATGCCTTAATTCGAGGTGGCGCCGATATTATCTTGCTTGAAACTATCTTTGATACCTTGAATGCTAAAGCTTGCGCTTTTGCTGTTTCTGGGGTTTTTGAAGAGTTGGGCTTTGAACTACCAGTCATGATTTCAGGCACCATAACAGATGCCTCGGGACGTACTCTTTCTGGACAAACAACGGAAGCGTTTTATAACTCATTACGTCATGTTAAACCTATTTCCTTTGGTTTGAACTGTGCGCTTGGGCCTGATGAATTACGTCAGTATGTTGAAGAGTTATCGCGTATTTCTGAATGTGCAGTTTCAGCTCACCCAAATGCGGGTTTACCTAATGCCTTTGGCGAATATGATCTTGAAGCTGAAGAAATGGCGGAACATATCCATGAATGGGCGAAAAGTGGTTTTCTCAATATGGTGGGGGGCTGCTGTGGGACTACACCTGAGCATATCCGCCACATGTATGAAGCGACTAAAAACCTGAAACCTCGCCAACTACCTGATATTCCTATAGCTTGTCGTTTATCTGGATTAGAGCCGTTAACGATTGATGCTGATACCTTATTTATTAACGTTGGCGAACGTACCAATGTGACGGGTTCTGCTCGATTTAAGCGCCTGATCAAAGAAGAGCTTTATGATGAAGCATTAGAGGTTGCTCGCCAGCAAGTAGAGGCTGGGGCTCAAATCATCGATATTAATATGGATGAGGGGATGCTTGATGCCAAGGCTGCAATGATACGTTTTTTAAACCTTTGTGCTACCGAGCCTGAAATATCTAAAGTGCCTATAATGGTCGATTCTTCTAAATGGGAAGTGTTAGAAGCTGGGCTTAAATGTGTTCAAGGTAAGCCGGTAGTTAACTCTATCTCGTTGAAGGAAGGTAAAGAAAACTTTATTACTCAAGCGAAGTTACTTCGTCGTTATGGTGCTGCGATTATCGTGATGGCATTTGATGAAGTTGGTCAGGCTGATACTCGCGAACGTAAAATTGAAATTTGTACTAATGCTTATCGTGTGTTGGTTGATGAAGTCGGCTTTCCGCCAGAAGATATTATCTTTGACCCTAATATTTTTGCTGTTGCGACCGGTATTGAAGAGCACAACAATTACGCCGTTGATTTTATTGAAGCGGTAGGGGATATCAAACGAACACTGCCGTACGCCATGGTATCTGGTGGGGTGTCGAATGTGTCTTTCTCTTTCCGTGGTAACAACGCTGTTCGTGAAGCGATCCACGCTGTTTTCCTGTATTACTGTTTTAAAAACGGTATGGATATGGGGATTGTTAACGCAGGTCAGCTTGCAATTTATGATGATCTGCCGGATGAATTACGCGATGCGGTTGAAGACGTTGTGCTTAATCGCCGTGATGATAGTACAGAGCGCTTATTAGACATTGCCGCTAAATACAGAGATAGCGGTAATGTTGAAGAAGATCGCAGCGCTGCAGAATGGCGCGGATGGCCAGTTGAAAAGCGGTTAGAGCATGCGCTAGTTAAAGGTATAACCGAATTTATTGTTGAAGATACTGAAGAATCTCGTCAGAAAGCCAGTAAACCACTCGAAGTGATCGAAGGCCCATTAATGGCTGGGATGAACGTCGTTGGTGATCTATTTGGTGAAGGTAAGATGTTCTTACCGCAAGTCGTAAAATCGGCTCGAGTAATGAAACAAGCGGTTGCCTATTTAGAACCGTATATTGATGCTGAAAAACAAGCTGGACAAACCAACGGTAAAATTCTTCTAGCAACCGTAAAAGGCGATGTTCACGACATTGGTAAGAATATAGTTGGTGTTGTACTGCAATGTAATAACTACGAGATCATCGATCTTGGGGTGATGGTGTCATGCGATAAAATTCTAAAAGTCGCCAAAGAAGAAAACGTCGATATTATTGGCTTGTCGGGTTTGATCACGCCATCGCTTGATGAAATGGTCCATGTTGCTAAAGAAATGGAGCGACAAGGATTCGATATTCCTTTGCTTATTGGTGGTGCAACAACTTCTAAAGCCCACACGGCGGTTAAGATTGAGCAAAACTACAATCAGCCAGTAGTGTATGTATCTAATGCATCACGCGCGGTAGGTGTTTGTTCAGCGTTATTGTCTGATGAACAAAAGCCAGCGTTTGTTGAGCGTTTAAACCAAGAGTACGATGTGGTACGTGAACAACATGCGCGTAAGAAACCACGTACCGCACCTATTTCGTTAGAAGAAGCACGTGCTAATGCGGTTAATATTGATTGGCAAAATTATACGCCGCCAGTACCGAAAAAAGCCGGTGTTCACACCTTCACTGATTTCCCTGTAGCTGAAATTCGTAAGTATATCGATTGGACGCCATTTTTCATGACGTGGTCATTAAGTGGTAAATACCCAACGATTCTTCGTCATGAAGTTGTCGGTGAAGAGGCGACCAAGTTGTTTAATGATGCTAATAAAATCTTAGATGAGATCGAGAAAACAGGCATGATTAAAGCTAACGGTGTTTGTGGTTTATTCCCTGCTAATAATGTCGGTGATGACATTGAAGTTTACACCGACGATAGCCGAACAGAAGTCTTAACGGTACTGCATGGTTTACGTCAGCAAACCAAAAAGCCGAAAGGTCCTAACTATTGTTTATCTGACTATATTGCGCCTAAAGAGAGCGGCAAGGCTGATTGGATTGGCGCTTTTGCGGTAACCGGTGGTATTGGTGAATATGATATTGCCGAGCAATTCAAAGCAAAAGGTGATGATTACAATGCCATTATGGTACAGGCCGTCGCGGATCGATTAGCGGAAGCCTTTGCTGAATGTATGCATGAAATGGTACGTAAAGAGATTTGGGGCTATGCAGCCGATGAAGATCTGAATAATGACGATTTGATCCGAGAAAAGTATCAAGGCATTCGTCCAGCTCCTGGTTATGCCGCATGTCCTGAGCATACCGAAAAAGGTGCTATTTGGCAGTTACTTGATGCAGAGAAAAATACTGGCATGGTACTAACGGAAAGTTATGCGATGTGGCCTGGTGCTGCAGTATCGGGATGGTATTTCTCACATCCTGATTCTCGTTACTTTGCGGTTGCTCAGATCCAGCAAGATCAGTTAGAAAGTTATGCTGATCGAAAAGGTTGGGATTTGATCGAAGCTGAGAAATGGTTAGGCCCAAATCTTTAA